ATGTGTGGTATAAAGTCCCTGAAAAGGCCATCTATGCCGTCAATGTACAAGGTGAGCAAAGAATAATATGGAGGAACAAAAGGAGATCGATAGCAATGACTTCACTGTAGAAGTTATGTCAATGTTTTGCACTTTGAAAGGGTTTAGGAGTTAGCTAAGAAAACACTGAATGATGCCTACTTTAAAGATGCACTATACTTTTCATTGTGTAGGGTCTGTAATGTCTCTTATGTTGaacaagactgcatttatttgataatatagtaaaaagtaataataatcatttataGTAAAGtatagtaatattttgaaataatagtacattttaaatatatacagtactggGCAAAAGTCTTTGGCCACCATTAGATGTTGTTTAAACAATGATCTAATGACCATATATAATTTCTCAGTCTCTTTACTAGAATATAaccaaaaaatacagtacatttgtgtgcagtttaaaaaaaaaaaaaaaaaaccagggGAAAAAATCAGAACAAACAGCATTTATAGGCTAAAATGGCAAGTGTTTATTGTCGTCCCATTACACTTGAGCAATAGCAGGAAACTGGCTCTCTTAAACCTAAATAGAACGGAAAAGGACTGGAAGTTcaagaaaactttcaaaatctgatgagaagttTCTCAGGGTTTCTTCTTTGAGAAACTGGAAGAAGTCCAGTAGGTCACACTAAATGctgatttttgttttaaaaataaatttttgttcagtatttgtttttacattttgtgtacatatttcctgtattttctgtttgtatcGTAATAAAGAGACTCAAAAATAGATTgatggtcattaaaacattgctaaaacaacaaagctggtggTGACCTAAGCCTTTTGCACAGTtctgtattttaaaattgtgcatATACTGTGCATtttcaaatgtcatttattcctgtgatgacaaagctgaagcatcattacttcagtcttcattgtcatatgaaggatcatgtcaatcatgaaggatcatgtgtcaCAGtcatctaatatgctgatttgatactcaagaaACACTTTCCTATTACtttcaatgttgaaatcagtttcttttttaacaatgtaaGTCTTTTCTGTCACTTCATATTTTGCAAATTTACAATGAGTaagtattcatttaaaaaagaaaaaaacttttagaccccaaacttttgaacgatagtgtttttttcttctttctctcttGTTTGTTAGGTTTTTTGATTTTGAGTAAGTTTCAGTAGGTGTTTGGTGAGTTTTGGTTTCTCCCACAGTTTTCCCTTGGTGACATTTCCAGTAACATTCAAGTTTTATGATCGGTTTGGTCCGGAAATGCATCATTTACTCTCACACACAAAGCCGGAATTCGCATCATTCTGATTCGCATCATTCGCATTCTGAAAATGATGAAGTGAGCATAATAGAATCAGAGCAAGTGCTTTTCAGCAACAGTCCACAGCTCTTGTAAAATAGACGCTCATGCAAGGCTGGACAGATCATCTCATTAAACTCATCAGAAAGACCAAACTCTCCATTTACACACATCTACATAAAGATGTCTGATGTTGGAAATGCATTCAGCATTTTTCATCTACATGAGTGAATACATGTCTATATTATCACAATTACGATGTTCTTATGTCATGCTTTTACAATTATTCGTCAGCCTGTTTTTAATTTTGAGTGTTTGTGGTAGACCTTACTGGTTAAGTGTTCCTAACATGTGTTTAGGCCTGTGTCAGAATAGCACAGATAGATACAGAGAAAACTATCATACTGGAATTTTCCTTTGGTTTGGATCCATATCAGTTTGTTCCTTTGCTCTAACATCTAAATTCCACCTTAATTTCCAAGAAATCTCCTCTTTGAATACCAGTGAAGGGCTGTATACTTAAAAGCTATCTGCACAACCGTTCAGCTTTGTTTTTCCACTTGTCACTTGATATctgatacttcagaaatcatttacaTAGCAGATGGCATTCTCATCCAAGCTATCCAGTGTTTTCAAGTGCTTGAAAGCATTACTTGGAATTTAGGGATTGTGACATCGGTTCCAAGCTTAACGTGTCTCATTAATATCAGCTGAAGCAACACAAACAGCTTTGTTTTAACTCCTTCATTTGTTTTAGTACAACAGAAGTGTTCCTTTTTCTTCATCCTTTAGCTGTtgtcatatatttttatttaatgcttTTTCTTTCTGACTGCTGTTCTCCATCAGGGACGGAGAATGTAATAAATGCCTGTGTAGAAATCGGTATTCAGTATTTGATCTATACAAGCTCCATGGAGGTGGTTGGTCCAAATGTAAAAGGAGATAAATTCATCAGGtaagtgtatttattttaaatagcttatatatatgtaaatagaTATTACTTAGTGATGTGTTTACATAGTGTTGTGTGTTCagattcaaaatattcactaaAACAAACAGTTTAATAAGAGAATGTCTGGGAGACTGAAGGAGTTGGAAGGGTTTGCACATGCTGAAAGCATTCCAGAATGGCATCTCGGAATTCCACAAGGTTCTCAGCATTCCATCTTGAATCTGTCAAGCTGAAAAATTACAGGCCACAGTCTTGATGGACAGACTGGGAATGCTATTTCCACTATCTTAACATTCCTTAAGTGAAGGTTATATTTCTGCCACTGCCATTTTTTTTGCTAGTCATCTGATGCAagtgatacttgcatgtctcagAACACTTGTGGTGTTGTTGTTGTGTATCTTGTTAATGTTAGGATTTCTAAAGTAGCAATTACAAGCTCTGCAATCAGTCAGTCCAGATGGAATCTTGGTCTGTGTTGATTTTAGGAAACTCGTGAATTCCGTAAACATGTTTAAATGTGAACTGAGAGTACCATAAACACAACATATTTAGCcacaatatgtaaaaaaaaaaaaaaaaaatgtgaggggCGGAGGATGTGTACAAGTTTCTGAATGCTCCATAGATCATGGTTTGGCCTAGTAATCAACCCAACTCAAAGAAAAATTATTCATGCAGTCAGTATCAGTTATCCAACTGACAACTTTAGGATGACTTTTAAGTGGTTTCATATTTCGTTGAGCAACAAGTTTCACCAAGAGtttcaaattaaaaaagaaCACAGAGGAACCCTTGAAACCTTTCCATTACTGCCACGTGCTAGAAACATTAACATTTTCCCGAGTGactaacacacacataaaaactctGTTTTTCATTCAAACACgcacacattcacacagcatTTTGATTATTTCAAAGCAACAAGATTATATTTCAGCAATTATATGGCACCCCTATATCTCTCTTGCTTTTTCTTTTATCTCTCCCCTCCCCACCTGTGGTGCCTGTGGTGTGTTTTGCtatttaatgttgttaaatatCAGTTGTTTGCCATAGGCAATGCCATTCTAAGGTcatgaaaataagaaatgtttgtgCTGGAAAGTGTGAGCTGCCTTAGCCAAATATTCACACAAGAATGCCAAAACAAATATCACAACATATTTGGAAAACAGTATTACACTCTGAAAAGCACTGTGTTGTAATATCTGTGCTTCTCTCACATTACAGTATATTAAATGCTAAAATGCAACAAACTATTTACTGGTTGTTGTTAAGCCAGCTCGGGCATTTCCAGggaactgttagctgttcattctgtactCGCTGTACATTGACACAAAACCATCAGtgtttgactttttaatgttttattcatattttattgcagttatcacatttacctaatttgccaataaaccagttttgttgattgcaataaagacgaagctacTGGGAACGTTTAAAAACgccatgtctgtaattagacacgcacacacattgttttttccagcacttcaaatgttatttttaatgtgatgaccacaaacattatttgttcaccCTCCTGAGATTGTCTCCATTTGTAAAACTGAACGATTCAAAATGTAGGAAAtccaacatttgatagaaaactatttaaaaataaaaaagacattaaatacCATTATAAACAGCAAGTGGCAACAGaggtagcatttatttgcgcatatATCAGTATCCTTATatctttataataaatattaaacattataaaataactataggtttaaaaatacattttgtcaatgtgaagtatgaaatactcagagaatctcatgaaaaacaataacttttcttgtgaatgaatgacacagaaagcgagcaccgCGCTTTCCATTTGTAATCACAGGATctgcaagatcaatgatttcagcacacttgtgaaaactcacattttattcaattaatctaactaaagtgcacaataaatatttaatttcttttcacaCAAAAGTTTTAAAACTGATTAATTTAATTTCGAATTGAATTTAGTCACACTGACTGAGGTAtgtctttatttatatttttatgtcgtcttacgtttgaataactaaattaatgctatgcctgactatttaagtgtctatattctgattataaactaagtattacactactgatgcttGACACACCAGCCAATGTAATTTTATATGTGCAACACTCACTCTGCAATAACAGACGGAGACAGAGATGTTTCATTCATTCTCAGGATGTAGCGTCATTTTGTCTTGCACACACATTCCATCTGTGCAAGCTGATCTGTCTATTCATTCAGAGAGGGTGtactaaaggccaattcacactgcacagATAAACACCGACAAACAAGTTGGCTGTTGGATTTCgaattttatgaaaagtaaCTGTCATGTTTACACTGCCCCAACAAACACTGATTGAACATGTTAATTGAGGtgaaaacaaaccctgaccaaCGCCAATAGATGCCAACAAGGGTAACGCACTGATCCAGCACTTTGAGAATTGGCCTGTGGGTTTGAGTTTGGTGTagtaatttaacaatattagtTGGGGTGTCCCATATAATTTTAGTTACAGTCTGAGTTGAGGCTTCAACTTAATGCCTGTGTATTAGTAGCTCTGCTACCTGTTACTTAACAACCTTTTAATTTTGACTCTAACTCTTTGTGGTCTTCTTTCTTGACACAGAGGGAATGAGGATACTCCATATAATATATTCCATGAGATGCCCTACCCGAAGACTAAAGCTGCTGCTGAGAAAATGGTGCTGGGAGCCAATGGCACAAAGGTGCTACACAAGAAATGCTAGAAATGACCCTGGCATTTCTATTTCTAGTGTTCAATCACAATCGCCATTTACAAACACACAGTCTCAATGGAAACAACTTTCTCTTGTTTTTTAAGGCAGATCAAATTTCCTATCTTTAATTCACATGTTGGAAGTTAGATTAAATTGCTGTTCCATTATTTGCACATTATGTTTGcataattgtcattttaaaaataattattgtattctttttttaatgtaagtTTTCTACATAAGCTTTTACATACTTTATATTCAGGAGGGATGTGCACATATCACCCAAAACATTTAATAGCAagtttaactttattaaaacattttgaggGAATTGAAAGTCTTCTCATTTTCATTGTTCTAGTTGCTAATTTTCAGCTTTGCACAATACCGCACCCTCCTAAACCCAAGGGAAACAAACATCACATAGCAATCATGCTTGAATCCTCAAACAACCATGTATGATTTATTATAATCACGCCTTTGCTCTTGGTGTTTCGGCGTGCCATGCGTTTACTGGCGCTTCTAAACACTATAAGTCTTCATGACATTGTTGGTGTGTGTTCTGCATCTGAGTGATTTATTTCGGAGTGCAATCTGTTTGCGTTTCTGCtgcaaaaatgtgtttatttatttctccCACTCTCCATGATTAGGTAAAGGGAGGGAACATTCTCTACACATGCTGTCTGCGGCCAACAGGGATCTATGGGGAACAACATCAGCTCATGAAGGACTTCTACCTGAACGGGGTCCGTACAGGTGGTTGGGTGATCAGGGGAGTACCACAGGACACGGAGCACGGACGGGTCTATGCAGGTTAACCATCAGACTCTTGTGTTTGACCATTTTGATTTACTGTGAAgagatttaaaaatattttgatccCACAGATCCAATTATAATGATTCTCCTCCTAAAAAGGCTGCTATATATTTTAGGTACTTTTAGATagattacttttagattacttttaagttttctctGAAATTTTCTGTGTTCCCCCCAGAACTCTTGAGTGTATTAAATGAGTAGGAAAAATGTCAGTACATACAATGTGAATGTATTTGTGCTGTTTttatacaccaatcaggcataacattatgaccaccttcatAATATTGTATtagtcccccttttgctgccaaaacagtccTGACCTTTCGAGGCTTGGACTCcgctagacccctgaaggtgtgctgtggtatctggtaCCAAGaagttagcagcagatccttgaAGTCCTGTAAGTttcgaggtggggcctccatggatcggacttgtttgttcagcacatcccacaaatgctcgattggattgagatctggggaattcggaggccaagtcaacacctcaaacttgttgttgtgctcctcgaaccattcctgaaccatttttgctttgtgtcagggcgcattatcctgctgaaagagaccacagccaccagggaataccatttccatgaaagggtgtacatgatCTGCAACAGTGCTTAgataggtggtacgtgtcaaagtaacatccacatggatggcaggagccaagatttcccagcagaacattgcccaaagcatcacactgcctccgccggcttgccttcttcccatagtgcatcctggtgcatgtgttcatcagaccaggccaccttctttcATTGCTCTCTGGTCCAGTTCTAATGCTCACAGgtccactgttggtgctttcggcagtggacaggggtcagcatgggcaccctgactagtctgtggctatgcagccccatactttgatgcactgtgtattctgacacctttctatcagaacctgcactaaagggatagttcacccaaaaattaacattgtGTCATCATATACTAACtctaatgttgttccaaacctgtatgaatttctttcttatgttgaacacaaaagaagacattttgaagaatgttggtatccaaacagttgttggaccccattgactgctatagtaggaaaaataatactatggaagtcaatggggtccaacaAATGTTTGgataccaacattcttcaaaatgtcgtCTTCTGTGTTCAAcataagaaagaaattcatacaggtttggaacaacttgagggtgagtaaatgatgactgaaatgttatttttaggtgaactaaccctttaactttttgagcaatttgagctacagggCCAGCCTTccctccccacgtgcatcaatgagccttgacCCTGTCgacggttcaccactgttccttccttggaccacttttgatagacactgaccactgcagaccgggaacaccccacatgTTTCCTGCTCCTAACACATCAACTtcaggacaaaatgttcacttgcggcctaatatatcccacctactaacaggtgctgtgatgaagagataatcagtgttattcacttcatctgtcagtgctcataatgttatgtctGATTGGTGTATTTAGATATCGGCTTTAAAATGCTATAATTAAGTTGCTTGTGTAATCTCTCAATTACCTCGGATGTGTTTTTGCGCACGCAGGTAATGTTGCCTGGATGCACCTGTTAGCAGCACGTGCTCTGCAGGAACATCCTGATCGGCTGGGTGGGGAATTTTATTTCTGCTACGATGATTCACCATACAAGAGCTACGAAGAATTCAACATGCAGTTCCTGTCAGCCTTCAACTTTCGCCCATTGCACGTGCCAGTGTGTGTGCTGTGGTTCATAGCGTGGATGAACGACCTGCTGCGCTGGCTCCTCAAGCCGTTCTACAACTACACACCATTGCTCAATGGATACACACTCGCTGTGGCCTGCACATCCTTCACTGTCTGCACAGACAAAGCGTTTCGTCACTTTCAATACCGACCGCTCTACAGCTGGGAGCAGTGTCTGGCTCGCACGCAGAGTTGGGTCAACACGTTCCCTTTAGAAACCAGCACTAAGCACACCTAACAGCTGCTTCAATGTCACAAGGACAGTTTTAATTAACACACCTGTGGCCAATAATGAAAGATGAGAGGTTTTTTTGTGACTATGTCTCAAACAGACAGTCTCTGCAGTGGACTGAAAATGATTGAATGTTTATTGTTGTGTTTAGTGTGTGCtttacattaaagggatagttcacccaaaaataaaaataaaagtgttccgcagaagaaagaaaatcatacaggcttttaacaacctgagggtgagtaaatgatgacagaatttcatttttgggtgaactgagcACACTTAAACGGAGCACCTCTTAATCTTAGAATCACAGTTGATAATATATCAGACATTTAGATGAATGGAAATTCATGTTGTTATTGATGTAATAGtaacatttacattacaagcaCTTTCATGAAAAAATGCACAACTGAGGTATTTTGATGGAAATATGGCAATACATAAATATTGTCTTCTGTTGATCTGATAGCTAAGTATTAAGTATTTTAGCTAAATATACTTAATGTACCAAATATAAAGTATTATATAATCCACCACatatagttttatttatacatttcatTGTTCAAATTATTTcattgaaaaatattttgtgaCATCACTATATAGTTACCTTTTACAGATAACTATGTGTGAACACAAGCTTTTAATTATTTGTCATTCCATTgacaattaaatattgaattgttTATATGAAACAACTAATATCTCTGTTcaaagaaataatgcaaagcaAATTAAAGTATTCTACACAAGcaaaatgcttatttttttattaaataaaatattatctggaaaatatttacatttaaacacATTGTATTGTTTCTCTACTGACCATTAGGTTACTTGAATGTATAAGTCTGAAGAGAAAATCAAATCCATGactgtcaataaaataaatgttttttaatttaatgattGCCATCCAGTCTTTACAAAGCAGAAGGATTattaccattattattattatttattttgtcattacatttttacacaATTCTTCTCAGAAATTTTCCATACCCCCTAGCAATTTTggctttattaaattatttaaatg
The window above is part of the Chanodichthys erythropterus isolate Z2021 chromosome 3, ASM2448905v1, whole genome shotgun sequence genome. Proteins encoded here:
- the hsd3b7 gene encoding 3 beta-hydroxysteroid dehydrogenase type 7, producing the protein MQRSNNMSNEKPKLTYVITGGCGFLGQHLLRVLLEKEDNIKEIKLFDKNVFPSLQSHSTEHVKVVVVQGDITDYGSVRDAFQGADLVIHAASLVDVWYKVPEKAIYAVNVQGTENVINACVEIGIQYLIYTSSMEVVGPNVKGDKFIRGNEDTPYNIFHEMPYPKTKAAAEKMVLGANGTKVKGGNILYTCCLRPTGIYGEQHQLMKDFYLNGVRTGGWVIRGVPQDTEHGRVYAGNVAWMHLLAARALQEHPDRLGGEFYFCYDDSPYKSYEEFNMQFLSAFNFRPLHVPVCVLWFIAWMNDLLRWLLKPFYNYTPLLNGYTLAVACTSFTVCTDKAFRHFQYRPLYSWEQCLARTQSWVNTFPLETSTKHT